In the Dromaius novaehollandiae isolate bDroNov1 unplaced genomic scaffold, bDroNov1.hap1 HAP1_SCAFFOLD_27, whole genome shotgun sequence genome, tgTTCTGCCCCgctgatgagcctttcagacaggacaggatgtggggtatacccctgcataacccacctttacctggcttcctttttctgctcattgggacctgccctgatctccacaagctttccaagatgacagagagcagccttgctgtcatagcagccagctctctccatgtccatggatgccagccatccagtcccagagacttgtatgggttgagttctagagacttgggcaccgcaggttggttttctcctcaggactcctgactcgaggcCCAGCAGCTCAGGAGATCttgtgggtgaaggctgaagccaggaagggcTTGGCTTCCCCACACctatctacatctgcttttactagaatccctgccccattcagcagtgagcccacatttccttgtttattctcttactgtcactgaagcagtagcagctcttcttcctgtccttcacatcccctgcaagtttTTCTGTCTCAGGGGAGCTTTGGTTTCCTTAACACCATTCCTGCTTTGCTGCACAGTATTTCTAAACTCCCCTTTTGCAgctctgccttcttcccttttccataggctgccttattgccctggagctcaggtggGAGCTCCCTATTTAGCCATGTTGGGGTCCAGggatgtctactaattttacaaactgttcgtatggagcattcttgtgcctgatgggTGCTTgatgacctgccagctttcctgaactcctcagcccttcagagctgccttccttggtccatcccatggaaaaGCTCCATACCTCCAAGCTACACCTCCTGATTTTCCTTGGTGGTCTCTCGTGAAggacttgcaccctgccattgaagaaCTCCAGTCATGCATGTGaacccaccacatctcagctatttcaaccatgtggcactcctgtgacagcttgtgcatctccatttgctcctggctgcatcccaggctgcatgtctttgcatatatgttttcttcagcacctcagctgtggtgcccatGGAAGATTTAttgcaggaaaacatgttactgaGGACCTTACTTATGAAAAGGCTTTGATTAGAAGTGGTGACCTGCTGGCATGGCTaacaggtggcaatgtaatggtgaaaggaggttcccactaagagagcaaaccctgcagtgcccaaggccagggagaaacagagctgggctgtgcaggaatgccaggagaggggttggaTGCCCAAGGTGACATTATGGCACCGTTGGACCAGTGACAGACTtattgaaccaatctccaggaaggaaaggtgccactgaagaagtccctcagCCTGGACATCCTATGATCCAGTGACCCTGAGgccatcattagcccagtccctgctcatatcatctggcagggtgagaagaggttcaggggaggacagctagaagggtttgagagtgcagaggctagagtggagaccttggtgtgatgtgcctctcccgtTTACAAAatacacttggatgcagacagtagagactgcGCCCGAAGACAgtgttggagattcatttgtttggggacAGAtaagaaacccaagatgccctggggcacttgcccagcagcaactccaaagggacatggttttcctgaatgtgctATGCTGTATGTGATAGAGACATGTTGTTGTGCTGGACTCCTCgggcatctgacatggccctgctggCCTATTTCTATGACATTAAATTAagcgtctgcactgaattacattacctgcttgtaacattggaatctgcttgtgtctcagcttcacagtgagtggggctctagttgtagtaggcatctggggtcatttcagatggccagggaaattccccacctggcccccacctgatgctccagaaggatgtgggtctcccagttgttctatcagagcaagcagacactgcacatgcctcggaccacctctgtcttttcaaatgtcgccaggtgtcaccagctaactgactcccGCTGTCTCCCTACAGTAATTACAATGGGAgtgtagacaaggagctcccgtgcagacccctctgttgtgcacacttcaacttgggaagaggaatctcagctcctgtgtttgtggagttcatgggagggatCTGATTCCCACTCTAGCCCAggggcttttaaacaggcatgaatgcccagactcatctgaatgaaaacctgaaccatgtgtccatgagctccctccttgtccccatctaggtctcctgcctagttaagagctgggaataggggcttccagagttgGACATTTCCACCTGTCATAGATAGTcagcctctgatgaaataagttgcaatgctggaatcagtttctctccactctttagaaaaggacaataggtgattattttagtttattccaaagaacatttcccagaaggagggagcacaagggacagagagggtcaggctcctgggatggagggagctcatggcaacctggcagcactgcccagacacagcggtgtgcaggagcagctcctctgccaagagcagcagggctgcgggcactgcctgctgctgctgacatgagatgagagaaggcagagagaagtggaaggcaatgtggagtgggaggacagaggagagctgcttgtgggaggaatcttcacagcccttgacacggtaagtctctggctgtagagcaacactgctgaggttcctggaggggtcttctaaacccagccCATCCCCTGAATTGCTCTCCGGGTTCCTCTAGTGCacagggggagggggagatgcttcagaacagggattccctgccacactgtTACTGGAACAGGGTGCCTTGCCACCtcctcccagggatggctgcagggctgtgaagcctgggtgtgcacatATGTCTGACCAGGGCTTTGATTCAGGGCAGTGTGCCTGCGCCCCagcttgctgtgtgcctggggcagtgactctgctgcctgcgagggtcagccctcagccttcccagagagctccccatggcactgcgggGAGAACCTCTGTGTGGAAGGAGcaacccctggcagggcaggttccttctcctgctgagagcaTGCTGCATGGGTCCTggttgctcacagctctagctcactctaagcacattcctgaggggacttttcaagagggggCTCTGGGCAAGGGCTCcttgaaagggaagcagcttccCTTTCAGGATGCATGTTTTCAGTTCCctcattttggcagggagaatgaaggaaagagttttctgctttgacaaagaactgggacccctaaaccttcactctcagagatcagtaggtctatGAAAAACCGTGAAAAGCCCCTTCATCCTCacccagcctacagacagcatcgtCATCACCTTTATGGCATTATAAGGGTTTATGTGACATGCTCCTTCGGACTTTTGAGCACAGCAATGCCCCTGGCCAatgccctgtcccgggaggtttctgtagagcagaactgagcacacagagggtggaacAGGGTCTGGGAGCACTTCCTGGGAAAAGATGATAGGACAGAgaaagctgccagcagggacagctccaggcagcagagatgggcaggctgTGAGAGGGAACTGCTAGCAGAATCatgatgggaggatggatttgggcaagtcatggtgaGTCCCTCTGCTGCAGGTACCTTCCTCAGAGCAAGCTCcctctgtctcctctcccacccagcagagcctctgccctgacagtcatggggtccagggcatgagccccctcctctgcagccagacctctggcagaggagaggagcctctctcctgccacaggcccatgTTGTCCTGCCCAACAAATGTGGCCATCTGCAAGGGGGCATGTCCAGCGGGGCAAGGTTAAAGCTTTCccaagtgcctgtctgtctctctctccttgcctcccttggcagcagcatCATGGTGTTGCtctttgtttcccctcctgtccatgctgctcccatTTCTCTCTTGGGCCCTCTGGGGTTGtgggggtttcagctgcagttcagacaccaacactgcaagttggggaacagcagggtctgcatgggagtgagctGTCCCCAGCCTCCTTGAAACCTGTGAGGCTATAGAAAAgggaccctgtggggctggggaatgagCTGACCTTACCATGCTCTTCATCACTGTCTCCATGTCTGGCCggagagagaagaaattggaACTCTTCTCTTAAAACCTGAAGCCCTCCCCTCTCAGCTCAGTCCAGTTGCTTTCTGAGAGGAACGTCTGAGTGTGATTGTCCTTTGGttgagagaggtgcaagcacaggtgaGTAAGGGGCAAGACTCATTGACAGACCACATCCCGGGACTTTGTACAAAGTCATAGcaagcccttttttcccccttgcgaTGCACAAGGGCTCATGCTGAGAGCAATCAAATTGCCAAAGATTTCTGCCCGCTCAAAGAATGCTTCCATGGTGAGagggaggcatctaaaaactaaatCCATCTATGACTAGATTGCTGCTGCAGgtcattttttgtaaaaaaagagGTGTCTAAAAGTGGAACAGCTCTTCCACATAAGAGGTGGACATAAtcagctgcaggatgtgtgcatcagagctagTCATTTCCCATTCCCACTACAGTGCCTGGAGCACAGATGGTAAATAGACCTGAGGAGAGGATCTATCTCATTGGGACAGAGGCATCTAGAAAGGGTCAGGTCAGCCCCCCCTTCACTcacctctttctctccattgcttGAGCAGGATTTGGTGTGACTCATTCAGATATAGACACCTCTGTTCATGAGGGCAAGGTTAGGAGAGATGAATCCctctcaagggtcttctctttcagagagagctggcatgagaactgtattcatctctcattcTGGTAAAGAGAGAATATTCCCACTGTGTCACGGGACCAAGTCCCCTTTCTGTATGTCATGGCAATCATTTTCTGGTATCCCACCAAATATGTGGGGCTGACTGACACCTCCATTTCCATCCTCTAGCAGAGCAGAACTGAATCCTCTGGAGACCATGGGCAGAGGGCCCTGCATTGCATGTCACATTCAGTCAGCATGAACCAGAGCTCCAGACAGAACTCTGAATGAAtctaaggtacagagaaaatgtgGGGATTTCTGTTACAAACGGAATGGATTTGGCTTGGAGAAGACTGCTGTAACTTGTCTCTGCCTTTTCCCCCAGAGCCGAgtgggagcaaatgtccaacaacACCTCCTTCaatgaattcctcctcctggcatttgcagacacacgggagctgcagctcttgcacttctcactcttcctgggcatctacctggctgccctcctgggcaacagcctcatcatcacagccatagcctgcgaccaccgcctccacacccccatgtacttcttcctcctcaacctctccctccttgaccttggctccatctccaccactgtccccaaatccatggccaattccctgtgggacaccagggccatttcctactcaggatgtgctgcccagctcttcctatTTGTCTTCTCGTtaggaggagagttttctctcctcactgtcatggcctatgaccgctttgttgctatctgcagacccctgcactatgggaccctcatgggcagcagagcttgtgtcagaatggcagcagctgcctgggccagtggttttctccatgctctcctgcacactgggaacacattttcaataccactctgccaaggcaatgctgtagagcagttcttctgtgagattcctcagcttctcaagctctcctgttcagactcctacctcagggaagttggggttattgtggttagtgcctgtttagcctttgggtgttttgttttcattgtggtgtcctacgttcagatcttcagtgctgtgctgaggatcccctccgagcagggccggcacaaagccttttccatgtgcctcccgcacctggccgtggtctccctgtttgtcagcacctcattttttgcctacctgaagcccccctccatctcctccccagctctggatctggtggtgactgttctgtactcggtggtgcctccaacagtgaaccccctcatctacagcatgaggaacaaggagctcaaggatgccctgaagaaactgattcagctggtattagttcagcagcaataagctgcccacccCTCTTCACAGGTGATTCCTAATTTTCTCGGACAACTTTTGTACTTTCGGCATTCTCCCTGTAATAATCACGTTTGTACATTAGtgtttgaattcctcccacttctccagaggcgcaAACCCCGTCTGTCTGCctgaggccttctgtaaatgtgtctgtcactgtgtcggAGCTGGGCGGTCTtgaataaaaggggatttccacggtgctgtgcttggaagttggtttcttcttccaaagctggagcaaagaatgCACTCAAGGACTTTAACCATGAAATGGCCTGTTGCATTTCTATGGCTCTCCATGGGcccaaggcgatgagctcatggggtgctgtgttagggaatgagggctggattcagctctcacttgtgggtgcccagtgctcctgcaggTGATGAGTGGTCAAGCGATatttgcctgggactgtctgccctgtgacagggctggtgacagatgcccacagtggggaccctgcaggcagagggaagggagcgtggagagtggttcatgtcaccttcattgaaaaCACATGTGCTGCATCTAGGgtcacacctgaacacagcctgagccatttgaaatgccctgtgattgctcagagcatcatccacagccacagagcccttggtagggggttgtcaggtgcaatgatgcccgtccagctgggtctgcttctcaccccaaccaccacggccagtgcagagtcaccccgtggccctggggcaccacaacccgctcgctctgcagagcagcaccaccagctcggggccctgcggggagcacaggggagggtgcaggaacggccaggcaggccagcactgatgcactccctggggtgaggacacacaccggtgggtttgtggggcagagccaggtctcgtggaggggaagcaagacatgccaggCACAGAAGAGTGGAGGCCTTTTGCAGGCCTGGCTGCACAGACCAGGTTTATGGGCGagttttgctgtgcggccagctcgttcctgccgggctcagtgcctgtatggaggggaaaagccaggcctaggcagcctctctcctggcccagaccccagcaggccctggggacggctgtgtgctaacccctgcatGGGACATgaccagggctgggcaaggtgcaggaactgtggaggctgccaaagcaggagggctgtgggggacggggcactgaaggctgtcgcagggactgtgccagggggatgctggcCTGGCCCaggagctcttgttcttgctccagctgtgctggagccgaggccaaggaccaagaggtccctcaggcaaagctgtgctccttggggagctgccctgagcaccacaacaggcagagcacgctccttgtatgtccccgtcctgctgggagggtggcacaggcacaacccctcgctgcagcccccactggcccctgcccctgccgacctgcccctgacagcctgccaccacccccgtgctgcctcgtcctctgtccctcttctccacaccgcagggaccagtgatgcagcaggagctggcacagccccacagctgctgcctggcccctggccctcccctcctgcctgccaaacatcacatccatcttcaagaaggacaggaaagaggatctggggagtgatgggctggtcagcgtcacctcaggccctgggaagcaaatcttcctggagctagttccagccacatgaaggggtcgggaacagccagcacgaagtaatcagggcaaattgtgcctggtcaaTCTGACTgtcttctgtgatgggatgactggctgtgtggacaaggggagtgcagtgcatgcactccttgaatttAGGGTGGCCTAATGGATGTgacccagccatgtgcctgctgctcttcagtcaggttcttgggcagaagggacctcacaaagAAAATCCAAGCCATGTACCTGCTGCTGaccaatcacctgcagagacaggagtgaccacaaaacctacagcctaaccctgtgcctgctggtagcctatcaggtactcaggcagagatgacctcacaagcacttaccccacacaggagtcaagtgctggcctatcagcttcactcgtagaagtgacctcacggtCACTTTCCCACTCTCTTGCCTGGTCATggtccatcacctgcagaggcagaagtcaCCTCACTTTCACCTTTATGGTCATGGGCCTCCTACTATCTAaggagcttctgagacacaattcaTCTCATAAAAATGTCCCCAACTATCAGCCTTCTCGCAGTCTATCAGCTGACCAAATAAAACTGACCTCATAATCACCTACGAAGccaatgggcctgctgctggtctttcaccttcccttagGGAAATGACCTCAGCATGGTCTTGGCTTCCATCCAGTCagctactgaggcagaagtgaccccaCAATCACCACctgagccatgtgcctgctgctggcctatcagaggctgagagagaagtgatctcacagtcacTGTCCAAGCCATGCAACTgtttctggcctatcagctactcagttCTAAATGCTCTCACAAgcaacatcctagccctgtgcctcttggtggcctatcagggcctcaggcagaagtgacctcacaaacaattgccCCAAGCATTAGCCAagggctggcctatcagctgcttgGATAGAGGTGACCTTACAATCATCAGTCAAGCCCACGTGGCTACTGATGGCCTTttagcttctctgatggacaaggtttgtgttcttgcttgagaggtcacttctgtctcagcccTGATAGACCAGCAGTAGGACCATGGCTGgggcctgtgcatgtgaggtcactcctgcctgagcagctgataggccagcaggcacatggcttggatgctgGTTGTGAGGTTACATATGTCTGATCAGCTGAACACGGGGGTTTATTTAGCACTCTGGCTGGAGATCCTGCAAGAATTTCAGaaactgcaggcctcaaccagcctAGGGACACATTGtaaaatgtgctcagctgagatgGACACCTGAACACTCAGGctagaaatgactcccttagagaagagaggagcacgtggaaaggTGAGAAACATAATACTGGCAGGGTTTGCAGAGTTTTTTGCATGAAACTGCTTCAACTTGGCAAGCCAGTTCTCAACTATGACCCTTCAAGTATTTCTTGCTAACttacaggaaagtgcttgagcaatTTTCAAGGTCCAAAAGCAATGCTGTAATATGCttcattttcagcataaaaaATAAGCTCTGAGCCCTTGAGACAGCACTCACTGTAGTATGTGCGTCTGGTGGTAGTATTTGTAAGAGGccaattatttcctgaagaaatactttgtctttggacgTTTTCCTTATTTGCCCATTTTGAAAggtaatgactgtggcactgccactcacaagagtacctctgagtgctccatcatggcaagaccatttcctcatGAACTGTGCCAGGGAAAAAAGTCCCACCATGTCAAAACTGCTCTCTGCGGCCTCCTCctggatgtcagccctggatgtcTTGCTTTAGGGCCTGGAACAGTGTGGTGTGTGCGGGTTGCAGCAGAGATCCCCAAGACAGTAAGTCCTTTGGCAGGCAGAGATCAGGACACCACCACTCCCTTCCATATTTCACTGGACTGGGGGGGTTAATTGGATGGTTAATTAAGGGCTGGTTGGGGGATACTACTGTGTTACAAGCAAAGGGTTTCTAGGATACTGccatattagaagaaaagaggatCTGCGCTGATTATGCTTGTGGGTAGTACCCCCAAATAAGCCTCTGTTACCACGACAGAGAGGCAACTACTATGCCTCTAGTCTAAGAAAACTTGGGATTggacagatctcagaagtgttaCCCATTCTGAAAGATGAACCCTACCTTGAGGAGctgaaagttgtgatccattacaccCAGTCTCAACCCCTGCAATGTACCCAGGGAGATCATATAGCCCAACTGATATGTGAGCAGAGAGGGGTCCCCACTACCCAGGAAACAGATTCCTTGTggcccacccagcagctaggtGTTTTTGGGCCTACAGGACATGGTGTGTGGGTACATGATCCGGCTAAACCTGAACAGTCAGGAGGGGAAATAAATTGCTGATGGGGCAGGAGACACCCACCTGATGCCAGAGGGGAAAGTATCCCAGTCTATGTCCCCTCCAGGAGACTCTCGCCCAGAGAACCATGACCTGATGAGTATGCTGAGTGGAGCcatgacattgctgctctccatccctgccctgtACACTGATGGCAGTTGGGACACTGACGGAACTGCACTGAGCACATCAAACGCAACATCTACAAGATAaagagcctacttcaagtactAGATGATGTAAAGTCTGAAGAATCAgcgtgggacaacccctggcagtgactgtcatcatggctgtcaaatttaggactatggggaaaatgcattatgctcctggtcttctgggctgattagTTTTGTATGCATA is a window encoding:
- the LOC135326374 gene encoding olfactory receptor 14C36-like, giving the protein MSNNTSFNEFLLLAFADTRELQLLHFSLFLGIYLAALLGNSLIITAIACDHRLHTPMYFFLLNLSLLDLGSISTTVPKSMANSLWDTRAISYSGCAAQLFLFVFSLGGEFSLLTVMAYDRFVAICRPLHYGTLMGSRACVRMAAAAWASGFLHALLHTGNTFSIPLCQGNAVEQFFCEIPQLLKLSCSDSYLREVGVIVVSACLAFGCFVFIVVSYVQIFSAVLRIPSEQGRHKAFSMCLPHLAVVSLFVSTSFFAYLKPPSISSPALDLVVTVLYSVVPPTVNPLIYSMRNKELKDALKKLIQLVLVQQQ